The Desulfobaculum xiamenense DNA window GTCATGATGCTCTTCGCCGGACCGGTGAGCGACTTCGTGGCCCGCCATCCGACCATGCAGATGCTGGCCTTCTCCTTCCTGCTGCTGGTGGGCGTGCTGCTGGTGGCGGAGGGCATGGGCAAGCACCTCGATCGCGGCTACGTGTACTTCGCCATGGCCTTTTCCCTGTTCGTCGAGGTCTTGAACCTACGAATGCAGAAGGCCCGCGCCACGCAACCCCGCTAGCACACGGCGCGACGCCCCGTCCGCACCCATTCCCCCAGAAACGAGAGAAGCCCGCCGCAGCATGCGACGGGCCGTCTCTACCCCCGGAAAGTGAAGCGTTGTGCGCTAGGCCTTTTCGACCTTCAACGCATCCTCGAACAAGGCAGTCAGCTTGAACGCCTTCCCCCCGGCCTGAAACGCATAATCGTTGGCAGGGAAGAGCTGAATGGTCGGTGTCCATTCATCGCCGAAGAAGACGTCCTTCGCCTCTCCATTGCTTTCGAATCTGACGGTTGTGCCGTCGCTGAAACCGAGAATCTCTCCATGCTTGATGACGACAGGGATGTCTGCTTCCGTATACTGCATGGTCAACCTCCGATTGTCGCCGGGGGATGGAGTCAATATATCCCAGCCCACCGAAATAACAACAGTTAAGTTGACGCACGGAAAAAGCGACACACACTGCGGATGGGAAACACACACCCCCCGCGCAGTGCGAAGCGTCAGCGGCATCTCCCCGGTACATAAAGGAAAGGGGCGGAACCCCTGTGGATTCCGCCCCTCACCGTTGTGACGCTCAACTCTTACCCTGCTTCACGAAGAAGCGGATAGCGAAGATCGCCACAATCGCCAGCAAACCGAGTGGAAGAGCATATTCCATGACATGCCTCCTGCCCATCTGGGCAGCTCCCACGCCTGCCTCTTGGCGCTCCCCTTGCGAGGAACACGGCCCACGGCTGTTCGGTAACGATGAAAGCATTCACTCGCATTTCAACGAGCATTTACTTTCGCTTTACAGCTACGCCCGTTTGTACCAAAACGCAAGAAGGCGACCACGAAAAGAACGGAGTGCATATGACCGCGAAAAAACGTGCCATACTGAAAGCCGCGACCGCCCTTTTCGCCACGCAGGGCTACGACGCGACACCCGTGGCCCAGATCGCCCGCGAAGCGGGAACGTCTGAGGGCGCGATCTTCCAGCATTTCAAGAGCAAGTCCAACCTGCTCCTGTCCATATTCCGAGGCGTGCGTGAAAGATTCTTCACGGACATGGATACGATGTTGCGCTTCGAGCCGGACGAAAGCGGACTCGAAACGACCATGCGGCTCGTCAAGGCATACTGCCGTTTCTACGAAACCCGCGAGGTGGAGTTCGACTTCGTCCACCGCAACAATCCCTACACCATGCCCGCCGTGGGCGATCCCTGCCGCGAGGAAATCCAGCGCATACACGACCGTATGGCCGAATACCTGCGCATAGCCCTGACGCTTGGCATACGCGACGGCAGCATCCGCCCCATCAACGTGGACCAGACGACGCTCATCGTCCTTGGCACCATTACCGGAGCGGTGCGCATGCGCCTGTTCGAGGACATCCATCTCACCGAAATCGAAGAACAGGTGCTCGTCTTCACCCACAATGCGCTGACCGCACAGGAGCACACGGCCTAGGCCGTCAACTGACGCAAAGCGCCCCATCGTGCGGACGTCGGCCATGGGCCGACACCACCTCGCGGCGGCACGACGAACATCCCCTTCGGCGACGCACCGTCCAACCCGCCCCCGGAAAAACGCGGGCAGAAAGCGCACGCCCTCCGGCCATGATCACGAACGGCCGACTTCGATTATTGATTCGCGTCCCCTTGGCTGATACATTCAGAAAACAGAGCCAACTCCGACCATCTAGCAAGGACACAGCCCCATGAGCATCCAGGACGACGCAAGGATCGTTAAACCATTTCTGGCCGCCGTTTCGAGCGTCATCTCCACCATGGCCATGATTCAGGTCACCCCCGGCAAGCCGTTCATCAAGCGCGACACCACGGCCAACGGCGACGTGACCGGAATCATCAGCATGTCCGGGGCACGCAACGGAACCATCTCCGTCACGTTCACCGAGCCCTGCGTTCTGGCCATCGTCAGCAGCATGCTCGGCGAGGAAATCACCGAGATGGGGCAGGACATCCGCGACGCCGTGGGCGAAATCACCAACATGATCTCCGGGCAGGCCCGCAAGGGACTTGCCGAAATCGGCATGACCTTCGAAGGCGGCATCCCGACCGTCATCATGGGCACCAACCACACCATCACCCACATTTCCAAGGAACCGATTCTGGCAATCCCCTTCGGCACCGAGCACGGGGATTTCACAGTGGAAGTCTCCCTCGAATAGCCGCCACCCGGCGGTCCCCATGATCGCCGATCACGACCGAACGGCGTGCCGACGGACAGCGCAGCCGATATGAAGCCGCGCCCGTCGGCACGCATTCCAACTTCCGCAGCGCAACGAGGCTTCGTCATGAAGAAACTATTCGTCATCCTCGGACTGGCCGCATCCGTCATCGTCACCATCGCAGCACTGGCCGCCGTCCTCCTCCCGCACTACCTCGACCCCAACGACTACAAGG harbors:
- a CDS encoding chemotaxis protein CheX, whose translation is MSIQDDARIVKPFLAAVSSVISTMAMIQVTPGKPFIKRDTTANGDVTGIISMSGARNGTISVTFTEPCVLAIVSSMLGEEITEMGQDIRDAVGEITNMISGQARKGLAEIGMTFEGGIPTVIMGTNHTITHISKEPILAIPFGTEHGDFTVEVSLE
- a CDS encoding TetR/AcrR family transcriptional regulator: MTAKKRAILKAATALFATQGYDATPVAQIAREAGTSEGAIFQHFKSKSNLLLSIFRGVRERFFTDMDTMLRFEPDESGLETTMRLVKAYCRFYETREVEFDFVHRNNPYTMPAVGDPCREEIQRIHDRMAEYLRIALTLGIRDGSIRPINVDQTTLIVLGTITGAVRMRLFEDIHLTEIEEQVLVFTHNALTAQEHTA